One Antarctobacter heliothermus DNA segment encodes these proteins:
- a CDS encoding SDR family NAD(P)-dependent oxidoreductase, whose translation MPDFAIYPSLKGKTVFITGGASGIGEEMVRAFAAQGARTGFVDFNREAGEALAADTDGEVAFEYCDLRDIDSLQAAFAALADRLGPATVLVNNAARDDRHNWQDVTPEYWDERMATNIRHMFFAIQTVAPGMIAAGGGSIINMGSNSWWEACGGMPAYTTAKSAVHGLTRTMARDLGDHSIRINAVVPGWIMTERQKDLWVTPEAIDKHRQRQCLPDLIEPVYLARMVLFLASDDSAMCSASNFMVEAGSI comes from the coding sequence ATGCCTGACTTTGCGATCTATCCCAGTCTCAAGGGCAAGACAGTTTTCATCACCGGCGGCGCCTCGGGCATCGGCGAGGAGATGGTACGCGCCTTTGCAGCCCAAGGCGCGCGCACCGGCTTTGTCGATTTCAACCGCGAGGCCGGTGAGGCACTGGCCGCCGATACCGACGGCGAGGTCGCTTTTGAATACTGCGACCTGCGCGACATCGACAGCCTGCAAGCCGCCTTTGCCGCTCTGGCAGACAGGCTTGGCCCCGCAACCGTTCTGGTCAACAACGCCGCCCGCGACGACCGGCACAACTGGCAGGACGTCACCCCCGAATACTGGGACGAACGCATGGCAACCAACATCCGCCACATGTTCTTTGCCATCCAGACAGTGGCGCCCGGCATGATCGCGGCGGGCGGCGGGTCGATCATCAACATGGGGTCAAACAGCTGGTGGGAGGCATGCGGCGGCATGCCAGCCTATACCACCGCCAAATCCGCCGTGCATGGGCTGACCCGCACCATGGCGCGCGATCTGGGCGACCACAGCATCCGGATCAACGCGGTTGTTCCGGGCTGGATCATGACAGAGCGGCAAAAGGATCTGTGGGTCACGCCCGAGGCCATCGACAAACACCGCCAGCGCCAGTGCCTGCCCGACCTGATAGAGCCGGTCTATCTTGCGCGGATGGTGCTGTTTCTGGCCTCTGACGACAGCGCCATGTGTTCAGCCAGCAATTTCATGGTCGAGGCCGGTTCCATCTGA
- the cysK gene encoding cysteine synthase A — protein MTQRTTEGRGQRYDSVLDTIGNTPVIRLNRIAPDHVTVYVKFEAFNPAGSVKDRLAVSIIEAAERDGSLKPGQTVVEATSGNTGIGLAMVCAAKGYPLVVTMAESFSVERRRLMRFLGAKVVLTPKELKGFGMYSKAKELAETNGWFLASQFETAANADVHENTTAREILADFDGDRLDYFVTGYGTGGTVTGVARVLRQQRPDTRIILSEPSDAQIVGSGYVNTRNAEHQPTEGHPNFKPHPIQGWTPDFIPHVLQESIDNGYYDELLPVSGPDSIAWSRRLAAEEGIFTGISGGASLAVAMDVAQRAPEGSVLLVMLPDTGERYLSTPLFEGVAEGMTEEEMAISQSTPTAQMAKN, from the coding sequence ATGACCCAACGGACGACAGAGGGGCGCGGTCAGCGCTACGACAGTGTGCTGGACACCATCGGCAACACGCCGGTGATCCGCCTCAACCGGATCGCGCCCGACCATGTGACGGTCTACGTCAAGTTCGAGGCGTTCAATCCCGCCGGATCGGTCAAGGACCGGCTGGCGGTCAGCATCATCGAGGCGGCGGAACGCGACGGCAGCCTGAAACCCGGCCAAACGGTGGTCGAGGCCACATCGGGCAACACCGGCATCGGGCTGGCGATGGTTTGCGCTGCCAAGGGCTATCCGCTGGTGGTGACTATGGCCGAGAGCTTTTCGGTTGAGCGGCGGCGTCTGATGCGCTTTTTGGGGGCCAAGGTGGTGCTGACGCCCAAAGAGCTGAAAGGCTTTGGCATGTACTCCAAGGCCAAGGAACTGGCCGAAACAAATGGATGGTTTCTAGCCAGTCAGTTTGAAACCGCTGCCAATGCCGACGTCCACGAAAACACCACCGCGCGCGAAATCCTTGCCGATTTCGACGGCGACAGGCTGGACTACTTCGTGACCGGCTATGGCACCGGCGGCACGGTCACGGGCGTGGCGCGGGTGCTGCGCCAACAACGCCCGGACACAAGGATTATCCTGAGTGAACCTAGCGATGCACAGATTGTCGGGTCCGGCTATGTCAACACCCGCAACGCCGAGCATCAGCCAACCGAGGGTCACCCCAACTTCAAGCCGCATCCGATCCAGGGGTGGACCCCTGATTTCATCCCGCATGTGCTACAGGAAAGCATCGACAACGGGTATTACGATGAACTGTTGCCGGTCAGCGGGCCGGACAGTATCGCCTGGTCGCGGCGGCTGGCGGCCGAAGAGGGGATTTTTACCGGCATCTCTGGTGGGGCCAGCCTTGCCGTGGCAATGGACGTGGCGCAGCGCGCGCCTGAGGGATCGGTGCTGCTGGTGATGCTGCCCGACACCGGAGAACGCTATCTGTCGACACCGCTGTTCGAAGGCGTGGCAGAGGGTATGACGGAAGAGGAAATGGCGATTTCTCAATCGACGCCGACGGCCCAGATGGCGAAAAACTGA
- a CDS encoding 2-hydroxyacid dehydrogenase, whose translation MSDTHLLICGNSFNDVDRDRLSTAYPAVYVDAPADMAALESGLRASMRAVAFKGHTPFGAEAMDLFPQLGLIANYGVGYDAIDVGAASARGIAVTNTPDVLSDDVADLAVALMITQARTMIRGHAHVASGRWATEGEIPLNRKVSGSTVGIVGLGRIGREIADRLAAFKMDIHYTSRSEKETPGWTYHNDVVSLAGAVDFLVVALVGGPDTKGQVSREAIAALGPRGVVVNISRGSTIDEGALLDALEAGNIAGAALDVFENEPNPDPRFLKLSNVVLQPHQGSGTVETRTAMAELQLANVAAFLEGRDLLTQVN comes from the coding sequence ATGAGCGATACGCATCTTCTGATCTGCGGCAATAGCTTTAACGACGTTGACCGTGACCGGCTGAGCACGGCCTACCCGGCCGTTTATGTGGATGCGCCTGCGGATATGGCGGCGCTGGAGTCGGGATTGCGCGCCAGCATGCGGGCGGTGGCCTTCAAGGGGCACACGCCCTTTGGGGCCGAGGCGATGGATCTTTTCCCGCAACTGGGTCTGATCGCCAACTACGGTGTTGGTTACGACGCCATCGATGTGGGCGCGGCCAGCGCGCGCGGCATCGCCGTAACCAATACGCCGGACGTGTTGTCCGATGATGTGGCCGATCTGGCGGTGGCGCTGATGATCACGCAGGCGCGGACGATGATCCGGGGCCATGCGCATGTCGCCTCTGGCCGCTGGGCGACGGAGGGGGAGATCCCGCTGAACCGCAAGGTGTCGGGCTCGACCGTGGGGATTGTCGGCCTTGGCCGCATCGGGCGTGAGATCGCGGATCGGCTGGCGGCGTTCAAGATGGACATCCATTATACTTCGCGCTCTGAAAAAGAGACGCCGGGCTGGACCTATCACAACGATGTGGTTTCGCTGGCGGGGGCGGTGGATTTCCTTGTCGTCGCGCTGGTCGGTGGGCCGGACACCAAGGGCCAAGTCAGCCGCGAGGCGATCGCGGCGCTCGGGCCGCGCGGCGTGGTGGTCAATATCTCGCGCGGGTCGACCATTGACGAGGGCGCGCTGCTGGATGCGTTGGAGGCGGGCAACATTGCGGGCGCGGCGCTGGACGTCTTCGAGAATGAGCCAAACCCCGATCCGCGTTTTCTCAAGCTGAGCAACGTGGTTCTGCAACCGCATCAGGGGTCGGGCACAGTCGAGACGCGCACCGCCATGGCAGAGTTGCAACTGGCGAATGTGGCGGCCTTTCTTGAGGGGCGGGATCTGCTGACGCAGGTGAACTGA
- a CDS encoding pyridoxal phosphate-dependent aminotransferase, which produces MTELKLAAGLSRLGTESAFVVLARAGKLAAEGHDIINLGIGQPDFQTPTHIVEAGIKALRDGHHGYTPANGLPALRQAVAADLHRRHGAEVNPDNVVVVPGGKPTMFFAVLMFGEPGAEIMYPNPGFPIYESVIKYSGATPVPIALKEENGFAFNAEEVLGQITDKTRLIIINSPANPTGGVTPKAEIDKLVAGLADHPQVALMSDEIYSNMLYGGREHTSLLNYPEIRDRLIMLDGWSKTYAMTGWRLGYAVWPDALVDHATRLCINDHSCVNAATQYAGIAALEGPQDAVRDMVAAFDERRQVIVRELNALPGIRCADAAGAFYAFPNVEGTGMTSKQAETRFLEEAGVATVAGTSFGAWGEGYLRFSYANSTDNILEALSRIRKLL; this is translated from the coding sequence ATGACCGAACTGAAACTTGCTGCTGGATTGTCGCGGCTGGGCACTGAATCTGCCTTTGTCGTTCTGGCACGCGCTGGCAAATTGGCTGCAGAAGGCCACGACATCATCAACCTTGGCATCGGCCAGCCGGATTTCCAGACACCGACACATATCGTCGAGGCCGGGATCAAGGCGCTGCGCGACGGCCATCACGGCTATACCCCCGCCAACGGTCTGCCCGCGCTGCGGCAGGCGGTGGCCGCCGATCTGCACCGTAGGCATGGCGCCGAGGTGAACCCCGACAATGTGGTGGTGGTCCCGGGTGGCAAGCCGACCATGTTCTTTGCGGTGTTGATGTTCGGCGAACCGGGGGCAGAGATCATGTATCCCAACCCCGGTTTCCCGATCTACGAGAGCGTCATCAAGTATTCCGGCGCGACCCCGGTGCCGATTGCACTGAAGGAAGAAAACGGCTTTGCCTTCAACGCTGAAGAGGTCCTGGGCCAGATCACTGACAAAACGCGGTTGATCATCATCAACTCACCCGCCAACCCCACCGGAGGCGTGACCCCCAAGGCGGAGATCGACAAACTGGTTGCCGGTCTGGCGGATCATCCGCAGGTCGCGTTGATGTCGGATGAAATCTATTCCAACATGCTCTATGGCGGGCGCGAACACACCTCACTGCTGAACTACCCGGAAATCCGCGACCGGTTGATCATGCTGGACGGCTGGTCCAAGACCTATGCGATGACCGGCTGGCGGTTGGGCTATGCGGTCTGGCCGGACGCCTTGGTGGACCACGCCACGCGGCTGTGTATCAATGATCATTCCTGCGTCAACGCGGCGACGCAATACGCCGGGATCGCGGCACTGGAGGGTCCGCAGGACGCGGTGCGCGACATGGTTGCCGCCTTTGACGAACGGCGTCAGGTCATCGTGCGCGAACTTAACGCGCTGCCGGGGATACGCTGTGCCGATGCGGCGGGGGCGTTTTATGCGTTCCCGAACGTCGAAGGCACCGGCATGACCTCCAAGCAGGCAGAGACGCGGTTCCTGGAAGAGGCGGGCGTGGCGACGGTGGCGGGCACCTCTTTTGGCGCGTGGGGAGAGGGCTATCTGCGCTTTTCCTACGCCAATTCGACCGACAACATTCTGGAGGCGCTGTCGCGCATCCGCAAACTTCTGTGA
- a CDS encoding crotonase/enoyl-CoA hydratase family protein — protein MTAHPQTMGDGLITYSVDGDVALIGLNRPDKRNALSDRFVIALGAAVARATAEARAAVLHGHGTHFCAGLDLAEHSEKPLFEAVKGSRLWHRTFETIEMGEIPFVCAITGAAVGGGFELAASSHIRVAEETAFFALPEGTRGIFVGGGGSVRISRLIGSARMGDMMLTGRSVSATDMERWGGVSYVVPAGTALERATEIAHRMAQNAEFTNYAILNALPRIADMSADSGLFTEAMVASLATMTPEAKQRLKDFLEKRSPKVQAPDAH, from the coding sequence ATGACAGCGCATCCGCAGACCATGGGCGACGGCCTGATCACCTATTCGGTTGACGGTGACGTGGCGCTGATCGGTCTGAACCGCCCGGACAAACGCAACGCCCTGTCGGATCGTTTCGTGATCGCCCTTGGCGCGGCGGTGGCCCGCGCCACGGCAGAGGCCCGCGCCGCTGTCCTGCATGGCCACGGCACACACTTCTGCGCCGGGCTGGACCTTGCCGAACATTCGGAAAAGCCGCTGTTTGAGGCGGTCAAAGGCTCGCGTCTCTGGCACCGCACGTTCGAAACCATCGAAATGGGAGAGATCCCGTTTGTCTGCGCCATTACCGGGGCGGCGGTGGGCGGCGGGTTCGAACTGGCCGCCAGCAGCCATATCCGCGTGGCCGAAGAAACGGCGTTCTTTGCCCTGCCCGAAGGCACGCGCGGCATCTTTGTCGGCGGCGGCGGATCGGTCCGCATCTCCCGGTTGATCGGGTCCGCTCGGATGGGGGACATGATGCTGACGGGCCGGTCGGTGTCGGCTACAGACATGGAACGCTGGGGCGGCGTGTCCTATGTCGTGCCCGCCGGCACCGCGCTGGAGCGCGCGACAGAGATCGCCCACCGCATGGCGCAGAACGCTGAATTCACCAACTACGCCATCCTGAACGCACTGCCCCGCATCGCCGACATGTCCGCCGACAGCGGCCTGTTCACAGAGGCAATGGTGGCCTCACTGGCCACCATGACGCCCGAGGCCAAACAACGCCTGAAGGATTTTCTGGAAAAACGCAGCCCCAAGGTGCAAGCGCCCGACGCGCACTAA
- a CDS encoding amidohydrolase family protein codes for MLNADDLIAIDFHTHAEEPCCGPRDDGYDDFQAGMAKYFKNPAGASGMLPSVQQTAEYFRERRIGAVIFPVDAERETGFRRYSNEEVAQIAAENDDILIPFASIDPAKGKAGAREARRLVKEFGVKGFKFHPTMQGFYPNERWAYPLYEAIADEGAIMLFHTGQTGVGSGMRGGMGMRLKYSNPVHVDDVAVDFPDTPIVLAHPSFPWTEEGLMVAQHKPNVYIDMSGWSPKYFPKIFVQYANTILRKKMLFGSDWPAITPDRWLKDFEALDIREEVRPLILKDNARRLLKI; via the coding sequence ATGTTAAACGCCGACGATCTGATCGCCATAGACTTTCACACCCATGCCGAGGAACCCTGCTGCGGCCCGCGCGACGATGGCTACGACGACTTCCAGGCCGGTATGGCGAAATACTTCAAGAACCCCGCCGGGGCCTCCGGCATGCTGCCCTCCGTTCAGCAAACTGCCGAGTACTTCCGCGAGCGCCGCATCGGCGCGGTGATCTTTCCGGTCGATGCCGAACGCGAAACCGGTTTCCGGCGCTACTCGAACGAAGAAGTGGCCCAGATCGCCGCCGAGAACGACGACATTCTGATCCCCTTTGCCAGCATCGATCCGGCCAAGGGCAAGGCTGGCGCGCGAGAGGCCCGCCGCCTTGTCAAGGAGTTCGGCGTAAAGGGGTTCAAGTTTCACCCCACGATGCAGGGCTTCTATCCCAATGAACGCTGGGCCTACCCGCTCTACGAGGCCATCGCCGACGAAGGCGCAATCATGCTCTTTCACACCGGCCAGACAGGCGTCGGATCGGGCATGCGCGGCGGCATGGGAATGCGGCTGAAATACTCCAACCCGGTGCACGTCGACGACGTCGCGGTCGATTTCCCCGACACGCCCATCGTGCTGGCCCACCCCTCGTTCCCTTGGACAGAAGAGGGGCTGATGGTCGCCCAGCACAAACCCAACGTCTACATCGATATGTCCGGCTGGTCGCCGAAATATTTCCCCAAGATCTTCGTGCAATACGCCAACACGATCCTGCGCAAAAAGATGCTGTTCGGCTCCGACTGGCCCGCGATTACCCCCGACCGCTGGCTCAAGGACTTCGAAGCGCTCGACATCCGCGAAGAGGTGCGCCCACTGATCCTCAAGGACAACGCCCGCCGCCTGCTCAAGATCTGA
- a CDS encoding flavin-dependent oxidoreductase has translation MTPPHILIAGGGIGGLVTALTLHQIGLPCTVLESVRDPKPLGVGINLQPNAVRELFDLGIGADQLDTVGLPAREWALVGLNGSEIHAEPRGLEAGYHWPQYAVHRGRFHMMLYKTVQDRLGPQAIRTGCRVTGHDQTAVGVIVHLQTASGPATETAALLIGAEGIHSPTRAQMYPDQPPIHWGGALMWRGTTRAKPIRTGSSFVGLGTSRHRMVIYPISRPDADGLAEINWIAERTLDAGEDWSQTGWFNEVPIDSFAHHFDRFRYDWLDVPTLIRGASRAFENPMIDRDPIPTWVQGRVALLGDAAHAMYPTGSNGASQAVVDARTLGACLVAHGVGQAALKAYDDKLCGPVSKLVLRNRGAGPFGLLDIVDERCGGHFDDIDAVLPATERAAFLADYKAAAGFAIEALNAAPPTLPKDARTIGPQTET, from the coding sequence ATGACCCCTCCCCACATCCTCATCGCTGGTGGCGGCATCGGCGGTCTGGTAACGGCGTTGACGCTGCACCAGATCGGCCTGCCCTGCACGGTGCTTGAATCCGTCCGTGATCCGAAACCGCTGGGCGTCGGCATCAACCTGCAGCCCAACGCCGTGCGCGAATTATTCGATCTGGGCATCGGCGCGGACCAGCTCGACACGGTCGGTCTGCCCGCCCGCGAATGGGCGTTGGTCGGCCTGAACGGATCCGAGATCCACGCCGAGCCGCGCGGGCTGGAGGCGGGTTATCACTGGCCGCAATACGCCGTCCACCGGGGCCGCTTTCACATGATGCTCTACAAGACGGTGCAGGATCGACTGGGACCGCAGGCCATCCGCACCGGCTGTCGGGTCACGGGTCACGACCAGACCGCCGTCGGTGTGATCGTCCACCTCCAGACAGCCAGTGGTCCGGCGACCGAAACCGCCGCTTTGCTGATCGGGGCCGAGGGCATCCATTCACCTACCCGCGCGCAGATGTATCCCGACCAGCCGCCAATCCACTGGGGCGGCGCGCTGATGTGGCGTGGCACCACGCGCGCCAAACCCATCCGCACCGGGTCCAGCTTTGTCGGGCTTGGCACCTCGCGCCATCGCATGGTGATCTACCCGATCTCGCGTCCTGATGCCGACGGACTGGCAGAGATCAACTGGATCGCCGAACGCACGCTGGACGCTGGCGAGGACTGGTCACAGACCGGTTGGTTCAACGAGGTGCCAATCGACAGCTTTGCGCATCATTTTGACCGGTTCCGCTATGACTGGCTGGATGTGCCCACCCTGATCCGGGGGGCCTCTCGCGCGTTCGAGAACCCGATGATCGACCGCGACCCGATCCCGACATGGGTGCAGGGGCGTGTGGCCCTTCTGGGCGACGCGGCGCATGCGATGTATCCCACCGGATCGAACGGTGCCAGTCAGGCGGTGGTCGATGCCCGCACGCTGGGGGCCTGTCTCGTGGCGCATGGCGTCGGACAGGCCGCGCTAAAGGCATATGACGACAAGCTGTGTGGCCCAGTGTCCAAACTGGTGCTGCGCAACCGTGGCGCTGGCCCATTTGGCCTTCTCGACATCGTCGATGAACGCTGCGGCGGCCATTTCGACGACATTGACGCCGTGCTGCCCGCGACCGAACGCGCGGCTTTTCTGGCCGACTACAAAGCCGCCGCGGGCTTTGCCATCGAGGCGCTGAACGCCGCCCCGCCGACTCTGCCCAAGGACGCAAGGACAATCGGCCCACAGACCGAAACCTGA